In Candidatus Vicinibacter proximus, the following are encoded in one genomic region:
- a CDS encoding TlpA family protein disulfide reductase — protein sequence MFISKFFNPLKCRVHLAILAMLFLFVLKSCISIPKQYNGLSPGIWRGTFILDDRRQLIVTKGKDEEIVRDPNPESQKTVVPVNFEVIYDSEKEFHIEFLNGKERIRFDSVEHGRDIRTGNDTFVIHLTPYDALIKGIFEHNKMAGDYIVLDKSNYSIPFHATHGQSHRFFRTSELSSTDVNGKWQTTFEKDSVDQYSGIGEFEQEENKIVGTFRTESGDYRFLAGEISGNRMCLSSFDGAHLFLFDAGIEKNKMFGTFYSGKHSKSSFEAIRNESFQLKKADSISIAIAKGPMIFKFENPDGNQVSNLDSEYENKVKIIQVMGSWCPNCRDESEFLKSYLKEHPNQEIEVIAIAFERNPDKEKALKRIRDYKSSLSLPYQVLYGGQANKDSASIALPQIDKIKSFPTMIFLDRANRIVKIHTGFDGPATSVYYMFKQDFESTISDLLKQKD from the coding sequence ATGTTTATTTCGAAATTTTTTAATCCACTGAAATGCCGGGTGCATTTGGCTATTTTAGCTATGCTATTTTTATTCGTTTTAAAATCTTGTATTTCAATTCCAAAACAATATAATGGCCTTAGCCCTGGCATCTGGCGGGGAACCTTTATACTTGATGACAGACGACAGCTAATTGTTACAAAAGGGAAAGATGAAGAAATCGTCAGAGATCCAAATCCTGAATCCCAAAAGACTGTAGTGCCAGTAAATTTTGAAGTGATTTATGACTCAGAGAAAGAGTTTCATATTGAATTTCTTAATGGGAAAGAAAGGATTCGTTTTGACAGTGTTGAACATGGCAGAGATATAAGAACAGGAAATGACACCTTTGTAATTCATCTGACACCATACGATGCTTTAATAAAGGGTATTTTTGAACACAATAAAATGGCTGGGGATTACATTGTGTTGGATAAATCCAATTACAGCATTCCTTTTCACGCAACTCATGGCCAGTCCCATAGATTCTTCAGAACATCAGAACTTAGTTCAACTGATGTAAATGGAAAATGGCAAACGACCTTTGAAAAAGACTCTGTCGATCAGTATTCAGGGATTGGTGAGTTTGAACAAGAGGAAAATAAAATAGTGGGAACCTTTAGGACTGAATCCGGAGACTATAGGTTTCTTGCCGGAGAAATATCAGGTAACAGAATGTGCCTTTCAAGTTTTGATGGCGCCCACTTATTTTTATTTGATGCCGGAATTGAAAAGAATAAAATGTTTGGAACCTTTTATTCCGGGAAACACTCAAAATCTAGTTTTGAAGCTATTCGAAACGAATCCTTCCAACTTAAAAAAGCGGATAGCATTTCGATAGCGATTGCAAAGGGTCCCATGATTTTCAAATTTGAAAATCCAGATGGAAATCAAGTAAGTAACCTTGACTCCGAATATGAAAACAAGGTTAAAATTATACAAGTGATGGGATCATGGTGCCCGAATTGTCGTGATGAAAGTGAATTTCTCAAGAGTTATTTAAAAGAACATCCGAATCAGGAGATTGAAGTAATAGCTATAGCTTTTGAACGAAACCCTGACAAAGAAAAGGCACTTAAAAGAATTAGAGATTATAAATCTAGTTTATCACTCCCTTATCAGGTACTTTATGGAGGACAGGCAAATAAGGATTCTGCCAGTATTGCCCTACCTCAAATCGATAAAATAAAATCTTTTCCAACCATGATTTTTCTGGACAGAGCAAATCGAATCGTAAAAATTCATACAGGCTTTGACGGTCCGGCTACATCGGTTTATTATATGTTTAAACAAGATTTTGAAAGCACAATTTCTGACCTATTAAAACAGAAGGATTGA
- a CDS encoding SDR family NAD(P)-dependent oxidoreductase, which yields MKKNILITGASSGIGFATAIRFAKTKLYRLIICGRRSDRINLLAEKLHSEYETEVSQLSFDVRNYEECAKAIASLKHPFDKVDILLNNAGLALGLDYIQDGNLEHWNTMIDTNVKGLLHMTQLISKGMIERQNGHIINICSTAGKEVYPKGNVYCASKFAVEALTKGIRQDLVTHGIRVGQVSPGHVEETEFAINRFEGNQQKADIYKDFTPLNASDVADAIFYMANCPPHVNIQDILMTGTQQASASLVDRSGRKYKDQK from the coding sequence TTGAAAAAAAATATTTTAATCACAGGGGCCAGCTCTGGAATTGGTTTTGCCACAGCCATAAGATTTGCAAAGACCAAGCTTTATAGATTGATCATTTGTGGCCGAAGATCTGACAGAATAAATCTGCTTGCGGAGAAGCTGCACTCTGAATATGAAACAGAGGTAAGTCAATTATCTTTTGATGTGCGAAACTATGAAGAATGTGCCAAAGCAATTGCCTCACTCAAACATCCTTTTGACAAAGTGGATATTTTGTTAAACAATGCCGGATTGGCACTTGGCTTAGATTATATCCAGGATGGAAATCTAGAGCATTGGAATACCATGATTGACACAAACGTAAAGGGGCTTTTACACATGACGCAATTGATTTCTAAAGGCATGATCGAAAGGCAGAATGGGCACATCATTAATATTTGCTCAACTGCGGGAAAGGAAGTATACCCAAAAGGAAATGTTTATTGTGCATCCAAATTTGCTGTTGAAGCTCTTACAAAAGGAATACGTCAGGATTTAGTTACACACGGCATCAGAGTCGGTCAAGTAAGTCCTGGACATGTTGAAGAAACTGAATTTGCAATCAACAGATTTGAAGGCAATCAACAAAAAGCCGACATCTACAAGGACTTCACCCCACTAAATGCATCAGATGTTGCAGATGCGATTTTTTATATGGCAAATTGTCCGCCACATGTAAACATTCAGGACATTCTGATGACTGGCACACAACAAGCTTCAGCGAGTCTTGTGGACCGAAGTGGCCGAAAATATAAGGATCAGAAATAA
- a CDS encoding UbiD family decarboxylase: MSYKNLNSCLSDLEKTGQLLRIPVEVDPDQEIAEIHRRIYQKKGPAILFEKVKSSPFKAVSNLYGTNERSEYIFRDSLSKMEHLIRLKVDPSELLKSPIKTLRVLPFLVNALPKRIIFNKRVLQFETKISQLPLIKSWPEDGGAFITLPQVISFPPNSKSLKEANVGMYRIQLTGNQYHLDQEVGLHYQLHRGIGIHHKAFNQTDKEFKISVGIGGPPAYSLGSIFPLPEGLSEILFSGLLGNRRYPYTWQDGYFIPVEVDFCITGIVEKDLLKPEGPFGDHLGYYSLTHDFPVMKIHKVFHKKDPIWHFTVVGRPPQEDSGFGHLIHEMVKELTTNEFPGVKEIHAVDVAGVHPLLLAIGSERYMPFREKSPEEILTQANHILGKGQTSLAKYLIITSNEDAPNLTTKNIPEFFNYILKRVDWTNDLHFYTKTTIDTLDYSGEKWNSGSKLVIAANRKIQRSLSSEFIGFPTISSIEKVKLISPGILALEMPKYQNASQAKTEIIELKERLKNYDTSGFPLIVIVDDAEFVSIDFNNFLWVTFTRSNPSHDIFGLGEFIENKHWGCRGALIIDARKKPHHAPELVADKEVESKVDHLFHSVESLKPYA; encoded by the coding sequence ATGTCCTATAAAAATCTAAATTCATGCCTGTCTGATCTGGAAAAAACCGGACAGCTTCTTAGAATTCCTGTGGAGGTGGATCCTGATCAGGAAATTGCAGAAATACACAGAAGAATTTATCAAAAAAAAGGGCCTGCTATTCTCTTTGAAAAAGTAAAGTCAAGCCCTTTCAAAGCGGTGTCCAATCTTTACGGAACCAATGAAAGATCCGAATATATTTTTAGAGATTCTCTTTCAAAAATGGAGCATCTCATAAGACTTAAAGTAGATCCTTCAGAATTATTAAAATCTCCTATAAAAACTCTGCGTGTATTGCCTTTTCTGGTGAATGCGCTTCCCAAAAGAATAATATTTAATAAACGAGTATTGCAATTTGAAACCAAGATCAGTCAATTACCTTTGATAAAATCCTGGCCTGAAGATGGTGGTGCATTTATCACTTTACCGCAAGTTATAAGTTTTCCGCCAAATTCAAAATCACTTAAAGAGGCTAATGTCGGTATGTATCGTATACAATTGACAGGCAATCAATATCATCTGGATCAGGAGGTCGGTCTGCATTACCAATTGCATAGAGGAATTGGAATACATCATAAAGCTTTTAATCAGACGGATAAAGAATTTAAAATAAGTGTTGGCATTGGTGGGCCCCCAGCCTACTCGCTGGGCTCAATTTTCCCTTTACCTGAGGGTTTAAGCGAGATTCTTTTTTCCGGATTGCTAGGCAATAGAAGATACCCATACACTTGGCAGGATGGCTATTTTATTCCTGTAGAAGTAGATTTTTGTATAACCGGAATTGTAGAAAAAGACCTACTTAAACCAGAAGGCCCCTTTGGTGATCATCTAGGTTATTATAGCCTTACGCATGATTTTCCAGTAATGAAAATACATAAAGTATTTCACAAGAAAGATCCAATCTGGCATTTCACAGTAGTAGGAAGACCCCCTCAGGAAGACTCCGGATTCGGACACCTTATACATGAGATGGTTAAAGAACTTACCACAAACGAATTTCCTGGAGTAAAGGAAATTCACGCAGTGGATGTTGCAGGAGTACATCCGTTATTGCTGGCCATTGGCTCTGAAAGATATATGCCTTTTAGGGAGAAGAGCCCTGAAGAAATTCTTACCCAGGCCAATCACATACTTGGTAAAGGACAAACCTCTTTAGCTAAGTACCTCATTATCACAAGTAATGAAGATGCCCCAAATCTAACCACAAAAAATATTCCTGAATTTTTTAATTATATTTTAAAGAGGGTGGATTGGACAAATGATCTTCATTTTTATACTAAAACCACCATCGATACACTTGATTATTCCGGTGAAAAATGGAACAGTGGATCAAAATTAGTAATTGCAGCAAATCGAAAAATCCAAAGATCACTTTCCTCTGAATTTATTGGTTTCCCAACTATTTCAAGTATTGAAAAAGTAAAATTGATTTCACCTGGGATATTGGCATTGGAAATGCCTAAATACCAAAACGCTTCGCAAGCCAAAACAGAAATAATTGAATTAAAAGAAAGACTAAAAAACTATGACACAAGTGGTTTTCCACTCATCGTAATTGTAGATGATGCAGAATTTGTTTCTATCGATTTTAATAATTTTTTATGGGTAACTTTTACCCGAAGCAATCCATCCCATGATATTTTTGGCTTAGGGGAATTTATTGAAAACAAGCATTGGGGTTGTCGTGGAGCCTTAATCATTGATGCGCGTAAAAAACCTCACCATGCTCCTGAATTAGTTGCCGATAAAGAAGTTGAATCAAAAGTGGACCATTTATTTCATTCTGTGGAAAGTTTAAAACCTTATGCCTAA
- a CDS encoding M28 family peptidase — MRQILIFILFFVGKSLWSNSIPELEQCLIKRNGADKIEVFYELKDLDNQQLEVRCKLFWATGDQIHQEITDISFSGDIGFPVSTGIDKKITIQTSNPNGFQGEIRLILSAFDRENLDVAEILNQINLKRYESDLQVLQGKRNAVTDPTFLQKSRNYLTEQLNMHLPVTELKSVVPQYTCINYESNQWGTEKPGKIQIVDAHYDSFGQSPGADDNGSGTAGVLEILRVLSKYAAKKTVRYLLFDLEEQGLVGSNIYVNNQLNKKDSVEAVFNFEMIAYYTEKENTQDLPTGFNFLFPDAYNKVIANKRKGDFITNVGNTNSKKLIETFENSCKNFVSGLKFISLEVPGTGSMVPDLRRSDHATFWDKNIPALMLTDGANFRNKNYHTPKDSLNYLDLTFATNTLKATVASIIEVAGIEHGTSKSFTLSPQTNNEDLGFNQTRLNIFQKKLWIECPAICENLKLTLTNQQGQICFEKTLKEDGSSQKMVDLTQLTGGLYFATLSKGNRTKTVKCLLYH, encoded by the coding sequence ATGCGTCAAATTTTGATTTTCATTTTGTTTTTTGTTGGCAAAAGTTTGTGGTCTAACTCAATACCTGAATTAGAACAATGCCTTATTAAACGCAACGGGGCGGATAAAATTGAGGTCTTTTATGAGCTTAAGGATCTGGATAATCAACAGCTTGAAGTTCGCTGCAAATTATTTTGGGCAACCGGCGATCAAATCCATCAGGAAATCACGGACATTTCCTTTTCCGGAGATATAGGATTTCCAGTGTCTACCGGCATCGACAAAAAAATAACCATCCAAACATCCAACCCGAATGGGTTCCAAGGAGAAATAAGGCTGATTCTAAGCGCTTTTGACCGCGAAAATCTAGATGTTGCAGAAATCCTCAACCAGATTAATCTTAAAAGATACGAAAGTGATTTACAGGTCTTGCAGGGAAAACGAAACGCAGTGACCGATCCGACATTTTTACAAAAATCCAGAAACTACCTCACAGAACAACTTAATATGCACCTTCCGGTCACTGAGTTAAAATCCGTTGTTCCCCAGTATACTTGTATAAACTATGAATCCAATCAATGGGGCACTGAAAAACCCGGTAAAATCCAAATAGTAGATGCCCATTATGATAGCTTTGGTCAATCCCCGGGGGCAGATGACAATGGTTCCGGGACTGCGGGCGTTTTGGAAATTTTGAGGGTTCTTTCCAAATACGCAGCAAAAAAGACAGTCCGTTATTTACTTTTTGATCTGGAAGAACAGGGCTTAGTTGGATCTAATATTTATGTCAATAATCAATTGAATAAAAAAGATTCCGTGGAGGCTGTTTTTAATTTTGAAATGATTGCATATTATACAGAGAAGGAAAACACCCAAGATTTACCTACCGGATTTAACTTTCTTTTTCCGGATGCATATAACAAAGTCATTGCCAATAAGCGCAAAGGAGATTTCATCACCAATGTTGGAAACACTAATTCAAAGAAACTAATTGAGACATTTGAAAATTCATGCAAGAACTTTGTAAGCGGACTTAAATTTATTTCGTTAGAAGTTCCTGGAACAGGCAGTATGGTTCCCGACCTTAGAAGAAGTGACCATGCAACTTTTTGGGATAAAAATATCCCCGCACTTATGTTGACAGATGGTGCGAATTTTAGAAATAAAAATTATCACACACCGAAAGACAGCCTTAATTATCTTGATCTTACGTTTGCTACCAACACATTAAAAGCTACTGTTGCAAGCATAATTGAAGTTGCGGGAATAGAGCATGGCACCAGCAAAAGTTTCACTCTAAGCCCACAGACTAACAATGAAGATTTGGGGTTTAATCAAACAAGATTGAATATTTTTCAGAAAAAACTTTGGATTGAATGTCCTGCCATTTGTGAAAACCTTAAACTCACCTTAACCAATCAGCAAGGTCAGATATGTTTTGAAAAAACATTGAAAGAAGACGGCAGCAGTCAAAAAATGGTGGATTTAACTCAACTGACAGGTGGCTTGTATTTTGCAACACTATCTAAAGGCAATCGAACGAAAACCGTTAAATGTCTACTCTATCATTAA
- the folK gene encoding 2-amino-4-hydroxy-6-hydroxymethyldihydropteridine diphosphokinase — translation MSTLSLNTNKPCIYLLLGSNLGKRKYQIDKAKALIQSLIGDIISESSIYETQPWGNLDQKSFLNQAVGIKSQLTPEQMLEKIHDIEKEMGRSRKEKNEPRIIDIDILLWEKTMIQNVDLEIPHPRLHLRNFALVPLMEIAGSQMHPKFHKSIEALYEECDDQLEVYLKN, via the coding sequence ATGTCTACTCTATCATTAAATACCAATAAACCGTGTATTTATCTTCTTCTTGGATCAAATCTTGGAAAAAGAAAATATCAAATAGATAAGGCTAAAGCTTTAATACAAAGTTTAATTGGTGATATCATTTCAGAATCGTCCATCTATGAAACCCAACCATGGGGAAATCTTGATCAAAAGAGTTTTCTAAACCAGGCTGTTGGAATCAAAAGTCAACTTACTCCTGAGCAAATGTTAGAGAAAATTCATGACATAGAGAAAGAAATGGGTAGATCGAGAAAGGAAAAGAACGAGCCAAGAATAATAGATATTGATATACTTTTATGGGAAAAAACGATGATCCAAAATGTAGATTTGGAAATTCCTCATCCTAGATTACATTTGCGAAATTTTGCCTTAGTCCCTTTAATGGAAATAGCTGGAAGTCAAATGCATCCGAAGTTTCATAAAAGCATTGAAGCACTGTATGAAGAATGTGATGACCAGTTGGAAGTTTATTTGAAAAATTAA
- a CDS encoding deoxynucleoside kinase, with amino-acid sequence MKKKIPYNYICIEGNIGAGKTTLTTKLANDLGSKLILEQFAENPFLEYFYKEPERYALAVELFFLAERQKQLQATIMNKDLFAEFTLADYSLIKSMLFAKHNLAPDEFALFQRIFTSLSQQIPKPDLMLYLHRPLEKIKKHITQRARPYEMNISDQYLETVQNSYFDFFKAQTIIPVLVLDAEHFDFIDNPIHYDEIKNILTNKYNPGLHHIRIMF; translated from the coding sequence ATGAAAAAAAAAATACCATATAACTATATCTGTATTGAAGGCAATATCGGGGCCGGAAAAACAACATTAACCACCAAATTGGCTAATGATCTGGGCAGTAAACTCATACTCGAACAATTTGCAGAAAACCCGTTTTTAGAATACTTTTATAAAGAACCAGAACGTTATGCCTTAGCGGTAGAGTTGTTTTTTCTTGCCGAAAGACAAAAGCAACTTCAAGCAACCATTATGAATAAGGACCTTTTTGCTGAGTTTACTTTGGCAGATTATTCATTGATTAAAAGTATGTTGTTTGCAAAACACAATCTCGCTCCGGATGAATTTGCGTTGTTCCAAAGAATATTTACCTCATTGAGTCAACAAATACCCAAACCTGATTTAATGCTTTACCTGCATCGACCGTTGGAAAAAATCAAAAAACATATTACGCAAAGGGCACGACCTTATGAAATGAATATTTCTGATCAATATCTCGAGACTGTTCAAAATTCATATTTTGATTTTTTTAAAGCGCAAACTATAATTCCTGTCCTTGTACTAGATGCGGAGCATTTTGATTTTATAGATAATCCTATACATTATGATGAAATCAAGAACATCTTAACCAACAAGTATAACCCTGGTCTTCACCACATTCGAATAATGTTTTAA
- the sppA gene encoding signal peptide peptidase SppA: MRQFFKFVFASCLGTILAGFLLFLILIAIGTSMATKSMDGEGSTSISDPSVLKIKIPDFLPEQTNNVQFSSFSLKEQKVLGVHDIAQCIINAAADPKIKGIYIHGSNYAHGYATLKILRDALLKFKESGKFIMAYVNFTDHKNYFINSVADQIYMHPLGFVELKGFGASIPFYKEMMEKIGLKFNIYYAGEFKSATEPFRLSKMSPENRLQLSEYLNGQFALYTEQVAKSRNLEYNNLKNIFDQFLASSPMKALEYKLIDSIAYEIDAQNNLRFKLGLQSGAKINFVNLNDYFLANGKSKQDYSAKNKIAVVFAEGNIIDGPGQEGEIGRKYVKIIRDIRDNKNIKAIVLRVNSPGGSAMMSDEILREIDLARAEGKPVVVSMGDYAASGGYYIACHADSIFASPHTLTGSIGVFAMIPNIKTMTDEKLGIDFDTIGTGPMASKFNLTQNWGTEEAKIIQENIDHTYQTFLKVVSTGRNMSTDQVNEIARGRIWLGSKALQNGLVNKIGELDDAIKSAAALASVDRYRITEYPLQKDPVQKFIDQIKGDEEDLRSTLTKKILKENLGTVYPYYEEWNNIQKNTGVQMRLPIRILY, encoded by the coding sequence ATGAGACAATTTTTTAAATTTGTTTTTGCTTCTTGTTTGGGAACCATTCTTGCAGGCTTTTTACTTTTTCTAATATTGATAGCTATAGGCACAAGTATGGCTACAAAAAGTATGGATGGAGAAGGAAGCACTTCAATTTCTGATCCATCTGTGTTAAAAATTAAGATACCTGATTTCCTTCCAGAACAAACCAACAATGTTCAATTTTCCAGTTTTAGCTTAAAAGAGCAAAAGGTATTGGGCGTGCATGACATTGCACAATGTATTATAAACGCTGCAGCTGATCCAAAGATTAAGGGTATATACATTCATGGTTCAAACTATGCACACGGGTATGCCACATTAAAAATACTTAGAGATGCCTTGTTAAAATTTAAGGAATCCGGGAAATTTATTATGGCCTATGTTAATTTCACTGACCATAAAAACTATTTCATAAATTCTGTAGCAGATCAAATTTATATGCATCCACTGGGCTTTGTGGAATTAAAAGGATTTGGCGCATCCATTCCTTTTTACAAAGAAATGATGGAAAAAATTGGTTTAAAATTTAACATTTATTATGCTGGAGAATTTAAATCGGCAACAGAGCCTTTCAGACTCAGCAAAATGAGTCCTGAAAACAGGCTCCAATTATCCGAATACCTGAATGGACAATTTGCGTTGTACACTGAACAGGTGGCGAAAAGCAGAAATCTAGAATACAACAATTTAAAAAATATTTTTGATCAATTTCTGGCTTCTTCTCCAATGAAGGCCCTGGAATATAAATTGATTGATTCTATAGCTTACGAGATAGATGCACAGAATAACTTAAGATTTAAGCTAGGACTGCAATCCGGGGCTAAAATTAATTTTGTAAACTTAAATGATTATTTTCTGGCCAACGGAAAGTCAAAACAGGATTACAGCGCCAAAAATAAAATCGCCGTTGTTTTTGCAGAAGGAAATATAATCGATGGCCCGGGACAAGAAGGAGAAATTGGTCGAAAATACGTAAAAATCATTAGAGATATCCGCGATAACAAAAATATAAAAGCCATTGTGCTTAGAGTAAATTCTCCGGGTGGATCGGCCATGATGTCTGATGAAATATTGCGTGAGATAGATTTGGCACGTGCTGAAGGCAAACCGGTTGTAGTCAGTATGGGCGATTATGCTGCTTCAGGTGGTTACTACATCGCATGTCATGCAGACAGCATTTTTGCCAGTCCCCATACATTGACGGGTTCAATTGGTGTGTTCGCAATGATTCCGAATATAAAAACCATGACAGATGAGAAGCTCGGAATTGATTTCGATACCATTGGCACCGGGCCAATGGCCAGCAAATTCAACCTCACTCAGAATTGGGGAACTGAAGAAGCAAAGATCATTCAAGAAAATATAGACCATACCTACCAGACCTTTTTAAAAGTAGTATCTACCGGAAGAAATATGTCTACAGATCAGGTCAATGAAATTGCAAGGGGTAGAATCTGGCTGGGTTCCAAGGCTCTTCAGAATGGCTTAGTGAATAAAATTGGAGAATTGGACGATGCTATAAAATCAGCAGCTGCTTTAGCTTCTGTGGATCGTTATAGAATAACCGAATATCCATTGCAAAAGGACCCTGTCCAAAAATTTATCGATCAAATCAAGGGAGATGAGGAAGATTTAAGATCAACGTTAACCAAGAAGATCCTTAAAGAAAATCTTGGCACTGTTTATCCATATTACGAAGAATGGAATAACATTCAAAAAAATACCGGAGTTCAAATGAGATTACCCATTAGAATCCTGTATTAA
- the trxB gene encoding thioredoxin-disulfide reductase, which produces MQIHHCIIIGSGPSGYTAAIYAARANMRPILFTGSEPGGQLMITTEVENYPGYPKGVHGPQMMEDFKNQAERFETDIRYERITGVDFTGPVHKIWTESGEVLLAHAIIISTGASAKWLGLPAEQKLMNKGVSACAVCDGFFFKGLEVAVVGGGDTAAEEASYLAKLCPKVHLLVRKDQMRASKIMQERVTANPAIQIHYNSETLDILGEEEVTGMKIINNVTKQISEIPIKAFFVAIGHQPNSDPFLNWLEMDDQGYIKTIPGTSKTKIPGVFASGDVQDRIYRQAVTAAGSGCMAALDAERYLAEQGII; this is translated from the coding sequence ATGCAAATTCATCATTGTATCATCATCGGTTCAGGGCCATCCGGTTATACTGCAGCTATTTATGCAGCAAGAGCTAATATGCGCCCAATTTTATTTACTGGCAGTGAGCCTGGTGGACAGTTGATGATAACCACTGAAGTAGAAAATTATCCTGGATATCCCAAGGGGGTTCATGGGCCTCAAATGATGGAAGATTTTAAGAATCAGGCTGAGCGATTCGAAACAGATATACGATATGAGCGGATTACCGGAGTAGATTTTACAGGTCCCGTACATAAGATATGGACAGAATCCGGAGAGGTGCTCCTGGCTCATGCAATCATCATCTCTACGGGTGCAAGTGCTAAGTGGCTTGGCCTGCCAGCAGAACAAAAGCTTATGAATAAAGGGGTTTCCGCTTGTGCAGTTTGTGATGGATTCTTTTTTAAAGGCTTGGAAGTTGCTGTGGTTGGGGGTGGAGATACTGCAGCCGAAGAGGCTAGTTATCTGGCAAAACTTTGTCCAAAAGTACACTTACTGGTGAGAAAAGATCAAATGAGAGCATCCAAAATTATGCAAGAAAGGGTAACCGCTAATCCTGCCATACAAATTCATTACAATTCCGAAACACTCGATATCTTAGGTGAAGAAGAGGTTACAGGTATGAAAATTATCAATAATGTAACCAAGCAAATTTCAGAAATCCCAATTAAAGCATTTTTTGTGGCTATAGGACATCAGCCAAATTCCGATCCATTTTTAAATTGGTTGGAGATGGATGATCAAGGATATATTAAAACTATTCCCGGAACCAGCAAAACAAAAATCCCAGGGGTCTTTGCAAGTGGGGATGTGCAGGACAGAATATATCGTCAGGCCGTTACTGCAGCAGGAAGTGGTTGTATGGCAGCACTTGACGCAGAAAGGTATCTGGCAGAACAAGGGATTATTTAA
- a CDS encoding shikimate kinase, which produces MNKHIVIIGMSGVGKSTLGRALSEKFNLPWYDTDLIIENEYNLTIEEIWESFGEFNFRVMERKVLFDILNMEPGVVSTGGGLTCHFNHMYLLRNYDTIYLEAEEQLILNRIKNLNKPLFKNNLLNIISLKNLLISRKHYYNQANLKVSAGKNIEELVNILGRRIL; this is translated from the coding sequence ATGAATAAGCATATTGTAATTATTGGAATGTCCGGGGTAGGGAAGTCTACCCTTGGACGTGCCTTATCAGAAAAATTCAATTTGCCCTGGTACGATACGGATTTAATAATTGAAAATGAATATAATTTAACCATCGAAGAAATATGGGAATCCTTTGGTGAGTTCAATTTTAGGGTAATGGAGCGTAAGGTATTGTTCGATATTTTAAATATGGAACCTGGAGTGGTTTCAACAGGTGGGGGATTAACATGCCATTTTAACCATATGTATTTATTGCGGAACTATGACACAATATATCTTGAAGCTGAAGAACAGCTCATACTAAATCGAATTAAAAACCTAAATAAACCCTTGTTTAAGAACAATTTACTTAATATTATAAGCTTAAAAAATCTTTTAATTTCAAGAAAGCATTACTATAATCAAGCAAATTTAAAAGTGAGTGCTGGGAAGAATATTGAAGAATTAGTGAACATTTTGGGGAGAAGAATCTTATAA
- a CDS encoding DUF1573 domain-containing protein, with product MKLFFLIIIFCWGTYSCGPKSKDSEIQKEEYLDPYLDAIRISASADKPTNKDHQAKIEFHENEYDFGTITEGDSVFHDFMFVNKGNARLLINDVSSSCGCTFPMWPKGFIRPNDSGKISIIFDSHEKVGWQLKTITVVANTSPTQTEVSIKGFVQKNKRN from the coding sequence ATGAAACTATTTTTTTTAATTATAATATTTTGTTGGGGGACCTATTCTTGTGGACCCAAAAGTAAGGATTCAGAGATACAAAAAGAGGAATACCTTGATCCATATTTAGATGCAATCAGAATTTCAGCATCTGCAGACAAACCTACTAATAAAGACCATCAGGCCAAAATAGAATTTCATGAAAATGAATACGACTTTGGCACAATCACAGAAGGCGACAGTGTTTTTCATGATTTCATGTTTGTCAACAAAGGCAATGCAAGGCTCCTTATCAATGATGTTAGTTCATCTTGTGGATGTACATTTCCAATGTGGCCCAAAGGTTTTATCCGACCAAATGACTCCGGCAAAATCAGCATTATTTTTGACAGTCATGAAAAAGTAGGTTGGCAACTAAAAACCATTACTGTGGTAGCTAACACCAGCCCTACACAAACAGAAGTTTCTATCAAAGGCTTTGTTCAAAAAAATAAAAGAAATTGA